TAGGTGATTTTTCTCGTGCCAGAACCAGTTATTAATTAACGATTCGGTGGCGGAACCTAAGAGGACAAATTGCGCCCCGCGAGCTAAGGCATAATACATGGCATGGTGAACTAAATGTACGCCTTTTTGGTCATCTAAACGACCAACATAACAAATTAAGGGCTTTTCTGCCTCATCTCTTAACCAGAGTCTTTCTCGCAGTGCCTTTTTATTGCCTGCCTTCTCGGAGAAGCTATCAATACCGTAGGGTGCAGCAATAAATTTATCCACTTCCGGGTTCCAGATATTGTAATCTAAACCGTTGAGAATGCCGGTAAATTTGTGTTGATGCAGGTGAATTGTATGACCTAAACCGTAACTAACATCGGTGTGGTGTGCTTCCCAAGCATGGTGAGGTGAGACGGTGTTGAAATAGTTGGAAAAGACGATGCCACCTTTCATAAAATTAATCACAAAAGGATTGAAGTTATCGCGCATTCGGGCATAGCTAAAGTAGTAAGTATCGTTATTTAATCCTGTTGCCCGGAGAATTTCCGCACCGCCAAATCCTTGATGTTTAAAGTTATGGATGGTATAGAGAACGCGCTGATTGCCCATACCATGATATTTATAAATTTCAAAAAGTAAGGGCGGAATTAAACCGGTTTGCCAGTCGTGACAATGAATTATATCGGGACGTTTATTACTTCTGAGCAAAAATTCTAAAGCGGCTTTAGAGAAGAAGGCAAAACGCATATTATCGTCCTTACAACCGTAGTAAGTACCGCGATTAAAGAAATTATCCCCCGAATTGGGTTGAATAAAGAAACACAAGCGCCCGTGTACCCAACCACAAAAAACGTTACAGTGAATTGCCCCATCGTACCAAGGCACCCACAGATCGCGATAAGCCTCGTGTAAGCCCCAAATTTGGTCGTAGCGCATACAATCATACATGGGTAGGATTAGCTCCACGCAATGACCGCGAATTTCCAATTCTCGACTCAATCCATATACCACATCCCCCAATCCCCCAGCTTTAATCACCGGGGCGCACTCAGAGGCAACCTGAACTATATACATATATCAATAACTCCCTCGATTAATCTACAGGTCAGCTAGAAGCAATTTTTACAAAAGTATACAAGCTTCTGTGATTAAATGACTCGATCAATCGAATTAGTTGCGGGTTGGGGAAGTGGGAATTATGAATTATGAATTATGAATTATGAATTGGGGAGTGGGGAATTTAGCTGAAATTTCCCTAAATCCCTATCTCCCTATCTCCCTATCTCCTAAAGATTAACAGCGTTTTAACTGTCCTAGGAGCAAAATCACCTCATCGATGCCGTTTCTGAGAGTAGTGGCGGGTTGATCGCTGTTATTGACGGTTATGCTAAAGATTAGGGGTTGATTGTCGGCGGTTTCTAGATAACCAGCGAGGGCGACAACTCCGGTTAATGTCCCGGTTTTTGCCTGTAATCGTCCTTCTAGGGGAGTCTGGCGAAATCTATTGGTTAAAGTGCCATCAATGCCGCCAATGGCTAAAGAACGACGATAATCAGGGTTTTCTGCCATTAGTTGTAAAATTTGCCCTAAAGTCTTAGGTTTAATCAGGTTTTGTCGTGATAGCCCCGAACCATCGCCGATTTTATAACTATCGCTGTTAATTCCCAGTTTTGTTAAAGTTTCTTGCAATCCCGACACACCGCCGAGCATTTGTAGTAGGGTTTCGGCTAGTAAATTATCGCTATTTTTATTGACTTTTTCCACCAAATATGCTAGGGGTTCTGATTCTAAATTGGTGATCTCATGGCCGAGAATCTGTGAACTAATTTCTGCGTTTTTAACGGTAATTCCCGCTTTTTCAAGGATATTACGCCAGCGAGCCAGGAAATATTCCGAGGGTTGGGGAATAGCTAAATTAAAATCATCTTGACTATCAATAGCCAGAGAACCAGTGATAATTAGGCGATTATTGGCTAAATTGCCCTTAATTGCCAGAGTATTCGGGCTTCCTTGCCCTGCGGTGCTGGTTTGATTCTCAATTAGCCATTGTTTAGCGGCAATGGGATCAGACCA
This Microcystis wesenbergii NRERC-220 DNA region includes the following protein-coding sequences:
- the glgA gene encoding glycogen synthase GlgA, which translates into the protein MYIVQVASECAPVIKAGGLGDVVYGLSRELEIRGHCVELILPMYDCMRYDQIWGLHEAYRDLWVPWYDGAIHCNVFCGWVHGRLCFFIQPNSGDNFFNRGTYYGCKDDNMRFAFFSKAALEFLLRSNKRPDIIHCHDWQTGLIPPLLFEIYKYHGMGNQRVLYTIHNFKHQGFGGAEILRATGLNNDTYYFSYARMRDNFNPFVINFMKGGIVFSNYFNTVSPHHAWEAHHTDVSYGLGHTIHLHQHKFTGILNGLDYNIWNPEVDKFIAAPYGIDSFSEKAGNKKALRERLWLRDEAEKPLICYVGRLDDQKGVHLVHHAMYYALARGAQFVLLGSATESLINNWFWHEKNHLNNNPDVHIELGFNEELSHLIYAGADMILVPSNFEPCGLTQVIGLKYGTVPIVRGVGGLVNTVFDRDYDTHHQPEERNGFVFFDPDNNALESAMSRALELWYTQPEEFQKLAIQGMECDYSWNGPGEEYVALYEMIRHK
- the dacB gene encoding D-alanyl-D-alanine carboxypeptidase/D-alanyl-D-alanine endopeptidase, which codes for MLTRRSKLSFLLGTCSLFLWVNHPVTLATPISQDNSPPSQFICPADLATRIDRILARPDYQGAYWGIFVKSLNSQENLYSLHENNFFTPASTAKLLTTAAAFSKFNRDYRLKTPILAQGNPPDLETLTLVGRGDATITTEKLEKLAEKLRARGINSISRLIVVASPFVVSDSQKTWEWEDVFFDYAVPASSLVLNENSVTLKLLPRQLGQSLDLQWSDPIAAKQWLIENQTSTAGQGSPNTLAIKGNLANNRLIITGSLAIDSQDDFNLAIPQPSEYFLARWRNILEKAGITVKNAEISSQILGHEITNLESEPLAYLVEKVNKNSDNLLAETLLQMLGGVSGLQETLTKLGINSDSYKIGDGSGLSRQNLIKPKTLGQILQLMAENPDYRRSLAIGGIDGTLTNRFRQTPLEGRLQAKTGTLTGVVALAGYLETADNQPLIFSITVNNSDQPATTLRNGIDEVILLLGQLKRC